Proteins encoded together in one Terriglobus saanensis SP1PR4 window:
- a CDS encoding EAL domain-containing protein — protein MMAALTRSGQRKITGMFFTPTDAQRALALGEFVPYYQPVVVLRSGEVDRFEVLARWNHPTMGMIMPNEFISVAERDGWIGDLMHSVLGQAFTAAAAQPVPVRLAVNISPVQLHDLRLPRQIASIAESTRFSLSQLTIEVIESALTDNIEHALTIANELHEMGCKLSLDDFGTGYSSLLHLQSLPFDELKVDRSFVGSMTVRRESRKIVAAVVGLGQSLGLTTVAEGVETCEQDEMLLWLGCDHGQGWLYGKPVISDNLALALAGEHVRQPLLQALNPWRQVFRGREEGLPAQRLAQLQAVFDGSPVALAFLDKNSRCVNLNQKFADIDGIPVEEHFGKTVKELFPELYPIVRDPIERALRGESIPNVEVVRPAPGGEGEITLMVSYQPAHDEAGEVIGVSIAAQDITDLKKSIQARQESEDHFRYMVELNPQVPFIVDPEGRALQVSHGWAGLTGMQGEEWRGYGWLDALHPEDVERTRETLLQGYATGAPMDTQYRVRAPGGLWRWMRARSQARLDENGKILCWYGGVEDIHDQKDAEDALRKCEAQLQAIFDAVPFGLVICDAPGGKVTKANSEAHRIFPEVYTQQTEMSDLVSCKVMDAKGNELSVEQLPSAMALKGQKIGPVEVVCHGIGPKKRVKMSAVPIHSQDGEVEGVVTVLQRIEDPVVVPKQPRRNEVLDSAAQIASPS, from the coding sequence ATGATGGCCGCGCTCACCCGCTCCGGACAGCGTAAGATCACGGGCATGTTCTTTACCCCAACGGACGCTCAGCGAGCTCTTGCACTTGGAGAGTTCGTGCCGTATTACCAGCCTGTGGTGGTCCTGCGCAGTGGCGAGGTCGACCGTTTCGAAGTCCTTGCCCGTTGGAACCATCCCACAATGGGCATGATTATGCCGAACGAGTTTATCTCGGTTGCAGAGAGAGACGGATGGATCGGCGATCTGATGCATTCCGTGCTCGGGCAGGCCTTTACTGCCGCCGCCGCACAGCCCGTGCCAGTTCGGCTGGCGGTGAATATTTCTCCCGTACAACTGCACGACCTGAGGCTGCCAAGACAGATTGCAAGCATCGCAGAATCCACACGGTTTTCGTTATCGCAACTTACGATCGAAGTCATCGAGAGCGCCCTTACCGACAACATTGAGCATGCCCTGACCATTGCGAATGAGCTGCACGAGATGGGCTGCAAACTCTCGCTGGATGATTTTGGCACCGGCTATTCCAGCCTGCTCCATCTTCAATCGTTGCCTTTTGATGAACTTAAGGTGGACCGCAGCTTTGTCGGATCCATGACCGTGCGCCGAGAGAGTCGCAAGATCGTGGCCGCAGTCGTAGGGTTGGGGCAAAGCCTGGGCCTGACTACGGTTGCCGAAGGTGTAGAGACCTGCGAGCAGGACGAGATGTTGTTGTGGCTGGGATGTGACCACGGCCAGGGATGGCTCTATGGAAAGCCGGTTATTTCGGACAACCTCGCTTTGGCTCTGGCAGGCGAGCATGTACGACAACCCTTACTGCAGGCGTTGAATCCGTGGCGACAGGTCTTTCGAGGTCGGGAAGAAGGTTTACCCGCACAGCGTCTCGCCCAGCTGCAGGCAGTGTTTGACGGATCGCCGGTCGCATTGGCCTTTCTGGACAAGAACTCGCGCTGCGTTAATCTGAATCAGAAATTCGCTGACATCGACGGTATTCCCGTGGAAGAGCATTTCGGCAAAACGGTGAAGGAGCTGTTTCCCGAACTCTATCCGATCGTGCGTGACCCTATCGAGCGAGCGCTTCGGGGAGAATCGATTCCCAATGTAGAGGTAGTGCGCCCGGCTCCGGGCGGTGAGGGAGAGATCACGCTGATGGTCTCTTATCAGCCCGCGCACGACGAAGCAGGCGAGGTGATCGGGGTGTCGATCGCCGCGCAGGATATTACCGATCTCAAGAAATCCATTCAGGCAAGGCAGGAGAGCGAAGATCACTTCCGCTACATGGTGGAGCTTAACCCGCAGGTTCCCTTTATCGTCGATCCAGAGGGTCGAGCGCTCCAGGTGAGCCACGGATGGGCGGGACTCACGGGCATGCAGGGCGAGGAGTGGCGTGGCTATGGATGGCTGGATGCCCTGCACCCAGAGGACGTTGAACGTACGCGGGAGACCCTTTTGCAGGGCTATGCGACGGGTGCACCCATGGATACCCAATATCGTGTGCGTGCGCCGGGAGGTCTCTGGCGATGGATGCGGGCACGATCGCAGGCCCGCCTGGATGAAAACGGAAAGATTCTCTGTTGGTATGGCGGTGTGGAAGACATTCACGATCAGAAAGATGCCGAGGATGCCCTGCGAAAGTGTGAAGCCCAGCTCCAGGCAATCTTCGACGCGGTGCCGTTCGGTCTCGTTATTTGCGATGCTCCAGGGGGCAAGGTTACGAAGGCAAACTCAGAGGCCCACCGTATCTTTCCGGAGGTTTACACCCAGCAGACGGAGATGTCCGACCTTGTGTCCTGCAAGGTCATGGATGCCAAGGGGAACGAACTGAGCGTGGAACAGCTTCCTTCTGCGATGGCTCTCAAGGGACAGAAAATCGGTCCAGTGGAAGTAGTCTGCCATGGAATCGGTCCTAAGAAGCGCGTGAAGATGTCGGCTGTGCCGATTCACTCCCAGGATGGCGAGGTGGAGGGAGTGGTGACGGTCCTGCAGAGGATCGAAGATCCCGTTGTCGTACCGAAACAGCCCAGGAGGAATGAAGTGCTGGACAGCGCAGCGCAGATAGCTTCCCCTTCTTAG
- a CDS encoding sensor domain-containing protein, whose protein sequence is MALHVVSDLLIFLSSMAVATTFAVMRFRYRKDIFMGSIFIAFGALFAACGLTYLMDVILFWKPLYSLAGDIKLVAALAAVLTATILPFLAPRLGRLLAKARTSKQNEQYFLAVSNSSSDSFYILQSVRNEAKKIVDFRFVFANSNGASLVSSTPAKLVGQLLSTIFPFNRTDGFFDRYTQVVHSGIPLTEEFPVESADVNATWLRHQIIKVDDGIAITATDISAKKHAEIKLGKTLAFSRSLIDNSPFPILALELDGTIREINPAAERMLEYTNEELAGRATPLILHDPDEVARRAAHLSHELGMTVLPDISVFTVHPSRGLIDRQEWTYIRKGGSHVIVEISVTALTDELQKVNGWLCVAYDITERKHTEEYISHLAHHDSLTGLPSRALLNDRMELALKRAHRNSSKVALMMVDIDNFKRVNDSLGHSVGDNLLISVAQRLQHTIRETDTVARMGGDEFIVLIDDVRSDEEAEKIAEKLVAVMAAPVTINGEQHPISASIGLCLYPEGGGDLDALLKNADEAMYFAKAEGRNMYQIFSKDMASATAKRRTIENALDCALSRNEFDVVYQPQISFQSGKVTGIEALIRWNSKLLGNVTPAEFIPVAEQTGLIVPIGEWVLRTACKDARRLEEKLGHGLTIAVNLSPRQFQQENLPEIVSDALAESGLEPKHLELEITENILVNDSRKAMRVLDRVRALGPRIAIDDFGTGFSSMSYILRFNVDRLKIDQSFIRNIMTEPNGAITRAIISLAKGLKINVVAEGVETAEMSEILLREGCDEAQGYFYSRPVAFGEIEEVIHRINLDASSRRR, encoded by the coding sequence GTGGCCCTGCATGTTGTTTCCGATCTGTTAATTTTCCTTTCCTCTATGGCCGTCGCGACGACTTTTGCCGTAATGCGCTTCCGCTACCGCAAAGATATCTTCATGGGAAGCATCTTCATCGCTTTTGGTGCGCTGTTTGCTGCCTGCGGCCTCACCTATCTCATGGATGTGATCTTGTTCTGGAAGCCTCTGTACTCGCTGGCCGGGGATATCAAACTAGTTGCGGCGCTCGCAGCGGTTCTTACAGCGACGATCCTGCCCTTTTTGGCACCGAGACTTGGCAGGCTACTTGCTAAGGCACGTACCTCTAAACAGAACGAACAGTATTTCCTTGCTGTTTCCAATAGCAGCAGCGATTCTTTCTACATCCTGCAGAGCGTCCGGAACGAGGCGAAAAAGATCGTCGACTTCCGTTTCGTCTTCGCCAATAGCAATGGCGCGAGCCTTGTCTCAAGCACACCGGCCAAGCTGGTTGGACAACTTCTTAGCACGATATTTCCTTTTAACCGGACGGACGGTTTTTTCGACCGGTACACGCAAGTCGTTCATTCGGGCATCCCTCTCACGGAAGAGTTTCCCGTGGAAAGTGCAGATGTCAATGCCACGTGGTTAAGGCACCAGATCATCAAGGTAGATGATGGCATTGCGATCACCGCTACCGACATCAGCGCAAAGAAACATGCCGAGATCAAGCTCGGGAAGACCCTTGCTTTCAGCCGATCGTTGATCGATAACTCTCCCTTCCCCATCCTCGCGCTGGAGCTGGACGGCACCATTCGTGAGATCAATCCCGCCGCTGAGCGCATGCTGGAGTACACCAACGAAGAACTGGCCGGAAGGGCTACGCCTCTGATCCTGCATGACCCGGACGAGGTGGCCCGGCGTGCCGCCCATCTGAGCCACGAACTAGGCATGACCGTACTTCCCGACATCTCTGTCTTTACCGTGCATCCCAGCAGAGGTTTGATCGATCGGCAGGAGTGGACCTACATCCGTAAAGGCGGATCTCACGTCATCGTGGAGATCTCCGTAACCGCACTGACCGATGAACTGCAGAAAGTAAATGGCTGGCTCTGCGTCGCCTATGACATTACAGAACGCAAGCACACCGAGGAGTACATCTCTCACCTCGCCCACCACGATTCACTTACCGGACTTCCCTCGCGGGCGCTTCTAAACGACCGTATGGAGCTGGCGCTGAAGCGAGCTCACAGGAACTCCTCCAAAGTAGCGCTCATGATGGTGGACATCGACAACTTTAAGCGTGTCAACGATTCGCTAGGCCATTCTGTCGGAGACAATCTCCTGATCTCTGTTGCGCAACGCCTGCAGCACACCATCCGCGAAACCGACACTGTTGCCCGCATGGGGGGCGACGAATTCATCGTCCTGATCGACGATGTCCGGTCCGACGAAGAGGCCGAAAAGATCGCGGAAAAGCTGGTTGCCGTCATGGCCGCTCCCGTCACCATCAATGGCGAACAGCATCCTATCTCGGCGAGCATTGGCCTGTGCCTCTATCCCGAGGGCGGTGGAGACCTTGACGCACTGCTCAAAAACGCCGACGAAGCCATGTACTTTGCCAAGGCTGAAGGCCGCAACATGTACCAGATCTTCTCGAAGGATATGGCTTCTGCAACAGCGAAGCGTCGCACCATTGAAAACGCCCTCGACTGCGCGCTTAGCCGGAATGAGTTCGACGTGGTTTACCAGCCGCAGATCTCTTTTCAGAGCGGAAAGGTCACGGGCATCGAGGCCCTGATCCGTTGGAACAGCAAGTTGCTCGGCAACGTCACGCCCGCAGAGTTTATCCCCGTCGCGGAGCAGACGGGGTTGATTGTTCCCATTGGGGAATGGGTCCTGCGCACCGCTTGTAAAGATGCGCGGCGGTTGGAAGAAAAGCTAGGCCACGGCCTAACGATCGCAGTGAATCTTTCCCCGCGCCAGTTTCAGCAGGAGAATCTCCCGGAGATCGTCTCCGATGCGCTCGCCGAGAGCGGCCTGGAGCCGAAGCATCTCGAACTCGAAATTACGGAGAACATCCTCGTCAACGATTCGCGCAAAGCCATGCGTGTTCTGGACCGCGTTCGCGCGCTGGGGCCCAGAATCGCGATCGACGACTTCGGTACCGGCTTCTCCAGCATGTCGTACATTCTTCGCTTCAACGTCGACCGCCTGAAGATCGACCAGTCCTTCATTCGGAACATCATGACGGAACCCAATGGAGCGATCACGCGCGCGATCATCTCTCTGGCCAAAGGCCTGAAGATCAACGTAGTCGCTGAGGGCGTAGAAACGGCGGAGATGAGCGAGATTCTGCTGCGCGAAGGCTGCGACGAAGCGCAGGGTTACTTTTACTCAAGGCCAGTCGCTTTTGGTGAAATCGAGGAAGTAATTCATCGCATCAATCTCGATGCTTCTTCAAGAAGACGTTAG
- a CDS encoding YcxB family protein, translated as MSLWVWACIVMPLLGSIGDILHSIRQSKDAMYRGSLLPVLLLLASLTVAAMVAVRWRNERALEARASTPAEDVEMEVGEDGVRFSHFSFEGNRATKIIDRPWKSFERIRVGEQVLVLIHGEGNGHDTIPQRAFTEEQLQRMRRLCARKLRPAREVWEA; from the coding sequence GTGTCCCTCTGGGTGTGGGCATGCATCGTGATGCCACTTCTTGGTTCCATCGGCGACATCCTTCACAGTATCCGCCAGTCTAAAGATGCGATGTATCGGGGATCCTTGTTGCCTGTCCTTTTACTTCTAGCCAGTTTGACTGTGGCTGCAATGGTAGCTGTACGATGGCGAAACGAGCGTGCCCTTGAAGCCAGGGCTTCTACTCCGGCGGAAGACGTAGAAATGGAAGTAGGCGAAGATGGCGTGAGGTTTTCGCATTTCAGTTTTGAAGGCAACAGGGCGACCAAAATCATTGATCGTCCGTGGAAGTCTTTCGAGCGTATTCGCGTCGGGGAGCAAGTCCTTGTGCTCATCCATGGCGAAGGCAATGGACATGACACGATTCCTCAGCGAGCATTTACCGAAGAGCAACTGCAACGGATGCGAAGATTATGCGCGCGAAAGCTCAGACCTGCACGGGAGGTATGGGAAGCGTAG